Genomic segment of Pygocentrus nattereri isolate fPygNat1 chromosome 26, fPygNat1.pri, whole genome shotgun sequence:
CAGAAATCATCGCGTAAAGCCGTCAATCAGTGACTAGGAGCTGATGGTACAAACATTAATGACCTTGCCGTTTTGTTTTACCGTGTTTGCAGGTACAGGTGCGCAGACTTGTCACTCCAGCTCGAAGTGAGCGTCTCTAGCGTCCTTATCCAGTCCTCGTTCAGCCTTAATTCAGCCTTATTCTGTGTGAGAAGCTCCCCGCGCGGCTGTGATCCGCTCCGTTTAAACTCCAGCCCGGTGTGGCTCGCGCGTCTGGGTTCTTTCCCTCCTTCAGCCGCCAATCCGCTATTTATCCTTCCAGCGCGCGCCAGTGAGTCACCAGCAGCTCCTGGAGCTTCTGCTGCAGCCTGGGGCTCTAACACAAGGGCCACACACACTTACTGTCAGAGGGGCAATTAATACACACCGCCCACCCTGACACACTCAAGAAGTTTCAccttccagagagagagagagagagagagagagagagagagagagaatgagagagagaagaaagagagagaggagagaaagagagagaagaaatagagagagagagaagagagaggagagagagagacagagagagagaatgagagagaagaaagagagagagagagagaatgagagagaagaaagagagagagagagagagagagagagagagagagagagagagagagagagagagagagaatgagagagaagaaagaaagagagagagagagagaatgagagagaagaaagagagagagagagagagagagagagagagagaatgagagagagagagagagagagagagagagagagagagagaaaagaaagtggATCCTTACAGGAACATCTTGTCTTATTTAATGCACTGTTCGCTCATATATTGCTATTTTCCTCCTTTTTCCCCGAGGAGCAGATTTAGTATTAATACTTTTAACCCTGCCTTGCGCACCAGATCTTGTATTTCATACGTCTTTGCCCATTTACGTTCTGAAGCCCCTTTTAAAACACCTTTCACCACCAGGGAGCGACAGAGAACTAGACTAGTTCTGCACTACGCTCATCTACAGCCCTGGGCCCAGAGCAGGAGTCTGAAAAGAGTCACGCTGTGTTTTCAGCTTGTTGACATTATTTTCAGGTCTGCTGAATCATCAGCATTAATGCATAAGGTCTAAAGGTCAATTAGATATAGAAATCTTCTTATAGTGCACATGTAAAAAACATTTGCTGAGAAAGAAATATTGAGCAactatttataataaaaaaacttgTCTGACTCATTACCAATAAAAAGTTAAGCTATTTTAGCTGATAAATATATGTACTATAAATGTTTGTGCTTTTTCATCAGAAAAATGTGCAGCACAGCACACAGGATGGATGCAAAGATAGATGGGTGGATGGGTAGATGGACGGACTAGTGGATAAATGAATGGAGAGAAAGTTGGATTAGTAGAAATGTGTATTGTTGGACTAAAGGACGTACGGATGTATGAGTGTGTGGTTGGATGAAAGGATGTATGGAGTGACTATGTGAGTGGATGGAAGTATGAATGGATGAAGAGTAATGACAGATGGAAGGATGACTGAGTGAATGGAAGAATGGGTAAATGGGTGaaagatgaatggatgaatggttGGTGGAGCACATGGATCATTGGATAATTGGGTGGATGAATGAAACAATTAacagatgggtggatggatgaatggaaggatggatggacacATGGGTGAATCCATAAAGGACAGACGGATAAATGTATGAATGCatgaatggaaggatggatCAATTGATTGTTGCATGGATACATGAATGGATGGACTGATGGATGTACAGATAGGTGGACATATGGACGGCGGCAATTTTCCCTCtcaaacacattaacatactAAATCTGGTAAACGACTGACGACATGGTAAACATGTCATGATATTGTGTAAAtatgctgcaaaaacaaccaGCGGGTTTCCAATCACTGCACGCATTCAGCACAATCATTTCTTTCTAAATAGGTTTGCTGTGAGCTTCCTGTCTGATTGTGGCTCCAGATGGCCAGAGTCTGGTGGTCTACCTTGCACACTTAGTACATCTAATCCTTAATTGATAAGATGCATCGGGTGTGGTTATGCAGGTGGACCACCACAACCACTGGACTCCCCTGAATTAAGTATACATAAGCATTCAATTAAATCAGAAATCATCTTGAAAAatacttgtttatttatatagaagGTGTATACATTTTTGtagctgtgtgctgtgtgtttatatatctaGAACATGCAGTAGGAGTGAGCAGTTTTCTAAGATGCTACAAAGGAAATATGAAGGCAAAGGCACTCAGAATCATAACCAAAAGAGCTGATTACAAAATACTCATAACTGCACAGTCCTCACAGCTGCGGAGGAACAGGTGCTTTTCGGCACTCGCTGATGTGTTCTTCCTTTTCATCAGATGATGATGAGTTactgtcactgagctcttcatcAGAACCGCTGCTACTTGATTCCTCATCCTCGTCATCCTCTTCATCGTCATCACCATCGTCGCCATCATCTTCGGTGCTCTCCTCATCAGTTTCATCAGATTTGTCTTCACTGCTAGATCCTTCCTGTGATTCTTCTAACAGTAACAATGagacagacacactgacacataatgtatgtataaaacctcaatatataaacacatatatcAAGTGACACGGGCAGTCATAAGGTCATATTTCAGACCTGGGGCTTAGATTAATTAATTTTCATCTTTGGAAATATATAAAACCCATAAACTAAAGACGCATGATGTTTATCTATTAgaatgcaaaataaaacaatactttttatgtgaaatgcagtagaacattaaaattaaaattgatGAAAAGTGCCAAAACATGAAACCACTAAATGCAATtgcttataaaaaaaaacaatgccaagaatagacagagaaggagaaagagaatatTATCTCACCTAGTAGAATCCTCTCTTCAATAAGAGGGAGAAAGTGCTTAGCCTCTGGGTTTCCTGGTTCATAAATAAGAACTGATTGAAAACAAGAGGAAAAGAATAGAGAACTCAGATTACTATGGGGATAGCTACTATAAGAGACGCAAGTAGCTAAAGTGCCAGATATGTACAGTTTTGtgcaagagacagacagaggccacctctcatttatttaatttccaataaaaaacagcaattaatttatatttaagtgacccttattagtcccacaatggggaaatttcacctccacatttaacccatctgtgaagtgaaacaccacatacactctagtgagcacacacacactagggggcagtgagcacacttgcccggagcggtgggcagcccaatccgcagcgccccgggagcagttgggggttaggcgtcttgctcaaggacacctcagtcatgtgctgtcggctctggggatcgaaccggcgaccttctggtcgcaaggctggatccctaatccagcccacgactgccccatattAATAATTAGGAACAAGCTATTCCTTTCTAGCATCAGCAAGAAAATCAGGTAAACACTTATTTCACAGAAAagtacacaaaagcctcaacaactacatgtatttttcagtgtttactcttattacagctttcattcctTTCCGGAGACCTGATTTCAGGTTCgcacagaaatctgcaggatattttttcacacctgtGAAGTTCCGATTTAATGGTAGCACTTTTTGTTTCTCAAGACCAAGAACTATGAGTGGTGtcaaggtctggactctggggtggtcagtccattgttcggagaacaccagcagcttcttcatttgtaaattttattcttttttttttctttttctagaaACATCTTCTTGACATCCttcagactcagtgttgagttgtcttctcacagtggaaggatggacagaaacacctgtggattatGTGATATCTGAAGGAAGAGTGGAGCTGTTTTCCTGTATAATGGTAGTCTACCTGGTCTTGTATGGCTGTAAGgaatctcattttctctgtgtcttttaataaaatcttactaaaaagtttttaataaaaagttacttgtacttaatggcctttcggactgaaaatcaaataaatgaaaggtggtctctgactttttcacagtattgCACATATACTTATACTTGATAGATATATACAAATAACATACAGTTTAGCTTTAAGTGCGTTTTTTGTTATATGTAGCGTAGATGCTGccttatttacttgtttatctgcactgtaaaaagtggcccgtcagatctacctaaaaaatgacttaatgtGGTAACATGCAattgaattagttttattcaactcagaAAACTATTGATTTAAATAATCATTCATGACTAAGTCAATCAAGTATAatcaagtatttatttaggttgaacaAAACTTGTTAATTTACTTCTTACCACATTCAATTTTTTTAGGTACATCTAACAAGGGACTTTTTAAAGTGGTATTATATtgtcaaataataataataattattataataataaataataatctcGATGCATCCTCTTGTCATAAAAAGCATCTATAGCATAGTACTTACTCATCTGACAGAGTTTCTTTGCTAGAGGGTAATCCTTCCCCATCACAGCCTTTAGGAACTAAAGCCAGCAGCAGAGAAATATACAGTGTAGCTTTAGCACTCCCACAACGGGGCTTCTTAAAATGAGCCGTTTTGCTTTAAATACTTCCTATGCAAAGTGATATTATGGACTAATCCAATgtttttcctttaaatctcCTTCTGTTGCCTCTGTAGCAAGCAGTCATTTGCCACAGTCAATAATTAACATGTTTCCCTGCACAGAGAAATAAAAGCTGTCAATGTCAaacagaagtcaatgggcagttgctAAATCTCATCAGTAAAAGATTTGGGGGGGTGCATTTGCTTTAATTCTCCAGTCCACTgcatttgtaaatatatataactCATATATTTTCCGAGATAAGATGAGTTTCCCAGATATTCAAGTATTTTAAGTTCTCTCAACAGTTTTTTTGGAGTGTTCTCTCAATCTAACACCTGTATTTTGAGAGTGTAATGGATGCAGCTTAAAACTCATGTCATGCAGTCATGCATTACAAACATTTAGGCACtaaattcagcaactgcccactggcttctatCATAAGTGAGTTTCAGATCAAAGgggctttctgttcttttctaagtacagtGTCAAAATGATGTCTATAGTAATCAATGGCCCAATCTAGATGTAGCTGATAGCAATTATGTTGAAAAACGTCTTCACCTCAGCAAGTAGCTCAATGGGAGCACGATGTTCAGCCGTTTCATCGTCTCCACTCTCTTCATCATCTCCACTCTCTTCTTCACTTGTGCTTTGACCATTTTGGCATTCTGGCTTTCTTGGGTATTGGGGCACCTTCAGTATAGGTTCATCCTGATGCTTCTTCTCCACAAACTCTGCACTAATAATCTGTACTTCTGCAAACAGGACACACAAGCAGTGTTAAAAACAAGGGTGCCATAGAAAAAGCATTTACtccctgaagaacatttcaacTGAGTGGTCTTAAACAAGTTTTTATTAACAACACTATTCACTGTTTTTTAAGTAACAAAAGaattctatggcattgctccacAGAACCCACCTTGGCAGCTTTGGATTGGATCATTGGATCATGTTACATGTTGAGCATCTTAGActtctttttcctttaaaagCCTGAAACATGCCCTGAGCCCGCTTGCATATCTTACAACAGTAACTGGTTCATGTGCATGAAAAGCATCGTTTTGTTCTATACTAAATGCCCCCTGGGGTATTCATGAAAACAAGGGCTGGAATGGGTGCAGTACCTGCACCAACAGGAGACGCATGTTTTGCTAATTTTTCTTCTTCATGCGTAGTTTCGTCTGCTTGGGACGGAGCCTGTAAAACAGCACCTACTTCGCTCCTGGGGTTAGGGATTATAAAAAGGAAATGTATTAGAGCTTACTGGAGCGAACGAGCGCCCCCGGCATCCACAGTCCATAAACCACAGCCACTCATGACCTCAGACGGAGGATACAGACAGGAAAATGCCATTTCTCCCTCATAACACGCATGGAGACATAACATGCAGAATACAAGGCATACAAACAAGAGATTTAGGGTATATGGTAAAATGATGGCAATTGCATCATAGTAAATGATTTGAGATGcacagttgtacagtaaaattcatgagaaaatgtatttatacaatGCTTTTTGTAATAACATCAGAGCTTTATAGaatataaaacagtaaataactATGTAAAATCAATAGTATatcaaaaatacaacaaaaaagaatTAGCTCAACCTCACAGTGAAAATTTCAATTTAGTGTAAGTAAACAAAACTACACAAGTCACAATTATTGGCAGCCCTGCGTTTATTAATTTGTGCAACCTCCCTTTACCAACATGAATGCAACAAGTCTCCAATAATACTTCCTGAGGCTGGAGGCTGGAGAATACTTAGCAAGGAATACCATAACACTTCTCACTACAGAACCTCTCCATATCATCCAAGGTCCTAGATCCTCTCCCGGTCCCAATCAGCTCACCTCACTGGTTTTCAATGGGGCTTTGATCAGGAGACTAATACGGCCATGTCAGACGCTTGGTTCTGTGGTcactgaaccatttttgtgtgaaTCTGGATGTTTGTTTTagagcattgtcctgctggaagatcaaACCAAAAGCTTACTTTTTGTCTGTGATGTCAGGGTTCAcagggaggaaaaaaatatatacaaaatatccCCCTAAAACACTATatatcaggggtgtccaatcttatccacgatgggctggtgtggctgcaggttttcactccaaacgaGGTGAAACTCACTTGATTCCACTAGCTTAATCAGATCCTCTCAAACATTTGTGATCATGTGATCTTCTGCTTTGTTGGACTGAAAACCCGCACCTTagcctttgcagataagattgaCCATCCCTGCTATATATCCTCTGTCGTACTTAACAGGTTCTTTTCTGTGCTACCACCCTTCTTTTCAGGCCAAACCCATCCTGAACACTTGTTGGCAAAAGCTCAGCTGTCTTAAGTCTTTCTTCTGCCTTTTCTTCTGGAATAGTCTGTTGGCATGGAGGTGCCTTAGACGTCATAGCTAAGCTGCTGAACAATGAAGTGGACtcactgaataaatatgaaatacgAGTAGGAACAcccttttcatttgaatttgtaGGCGTACCAAAATGATGATGAGATGCTGTTAGAAGTATTTTGGGCAAAGGTTTACTGTTTTCTTACACTGAATTTACTTCaattaaaggttacattttctCATATTTTACACGGACACTTTTATGACCTAATTTTGGTAGTCATCTTTATCAAATGCACCAAAGATTATGGAGCTGACTGTACGTTTTTAGCCTAGATTTAAGAAACTGCTACAGTGCCACAGAGTTTATCtgtaaaaaagacatttttgtattgtttagtGTCACATATGTTACACTAAACAGTGTACTGCTTTGTGGGCAATGATAATCttttgaggaaaaataaaaaatctctcCCTTTTACCTGCTGGAGTTGTCTTTCACCTGTCCTCTATCAGAAATTACTGAAAATTGCTTCCCCTGTGGCTGTGTGCTTGACTGGGATTTAGGTGACCTAAAAACACATCAGAAATGTTACTGAACTGCTGGCTTACACATCAATTCATTGCACTTTAACCAATTAAACAACTGTTTGATTTAGACCAATTAGAACCAGATTACAACTATAACAATCAGTGTATAGGAACAGCATAAAGTAATACTGCTGAACATGCTGAAAAGGAGCAATCTAGTTTATTTAAACCTACCTGGGTTTTGAGTGTCCTGATTTGTTTACTGGCGGTTCtgcaaagagaagaaagaaattgTACTAATTAAATCCAAAATGGGGTAGATTTCTCTAAAACCCTGAAAGCAAATGTGAAGATCAACACTGATTTATCTCCACCATTATACTTCAATGACTGAAGCTCTCAGCTACGTTAACACCTGATGACTAATACATTGCGGTTTCTAGGACCACTTTCATTGGCATAGCTGGCCGACAGCTCTTTCTATTTACCTCTTGAGCTGAGGACTCCTACTGTCACAGGCACTGCACCCTGTAAATGAGATCATATTCAAAACTAAACAAGAACAATCGGAGTAAAACAACCTTGCTGCATCTTAGGGAAAAGATTTGACACAGATTTCCGTTTGCAAGATTCACCATATATGTCCAAATGTGCGTGAACATCCCATTATATCATCAATGCTTTGCTATGAAGATCGTACAAGGTGTGTGCATGCAACTGGACGCCTGAGCAAgcagtgggtgcaccttaaaggaAGTGAATTCACTAAATGGAAGGAGTTACTGGACACTTTTGGATATTTGTACATTAGGCTTCCCGATGCAATAAAGCGCATTTTACAGCCATTATAATTGTCAGCAAAGCGTTGATTCTTCTCATGTGAAAATACGTACATTTTAGAAAACCTTTCTTGCTTCACAAGCAGAATTGGATATTAATGAGTTACCTGTAATTTGAATCCTGTGAATTACTCTGTGTTTGTATAATTTGATCACAGATATGTAATGCAACTCTTCCTCTGTTTATTCATTGATTCAACAttgtggtttgtgttttttctaaAGGTAAAACCTGCACCTTTCTATTTAGACACTAGACCTTTGAggataataatcatttttaaaatgttgtagttgtttcgtgtatctgtactttacttaactttttccattctgggcgactttttcctttcactccactacatttcagagtctaatatccgactttttcctcagagcaccaatcagggcccagcggtcactttgttctgagcttgttttgacctgttggtcataccgacccagtgcagcacacggttcaatgtcagcgcagcagcgtaaacatttgggagcacatacgtctataaatgatgaactaacctaactttgtgtaaatagagcacaatatagaattatgtccacatatgcagtcgagactgacgcggcttttttctgaatttctacaaacaccatttcattttatagtaaatgagtttgggctggtttatgtttatgaacagacgcctacagatcaacatagtaaaggagctcatctgtgatcctgagtttaaagccagtttttattcaacttaaacttggaactaagttgtaaataaatctgaaactgaaactttgcttgtgtgtaaaaagtgatttcagagccactcggttctccctgatggaaactgtttaccttcagtgttttgtgcttctgatcattttaatagacgtcagcgtcactaattaatgacgttctattaaaagactggtttaccaagagagacgctggaggactttcacctgaaatgagttcatgaagccagtctggttataaaaatgataacaggacatcagagccagaattactcttttagtacttttactttatacttaagtacatttgaagggaaatactttagtacttttactcaagtggaggtctaaagggaggaacttctacttttactggaggaatattttaccttgggtgtctcgtctttaactgaagtacatggtttgtgtacttcatccacctctgtgTAGATCAGGCTTGTGCACAAAATCACAAAGCCTTATGAGTTTCAAGGAATTTGCCAAGCTTGAAACTCACTAATTATACGTTTTTATATGGTCATTACTTATATTATCAGAATTAAATTCTACGGTAAGCATAGCATTTAGACAGGAAAACCGATGGCTTTGTGTTTCTTACCTTTTCTGGGAGTTTTGAGGAGCTGCCAACACATAATAACCTAAAATGTGAAGAATTAAAAACGGTCTGAACAGAGGCAAACCCGATATGTAGCTACTAAAGCTAGCTAAAGATAGAGTAACAGAAATGTAGCATTAACAGGCCTATTTAAACTGGAATTAGAGGAACAGGATAAAAGCCAGTCAGTACTAAAATAATAACTAACTACGGCTAACGCTAAGCTAACTGCGCTCATGTCTTATAGCGTTACCTGCTCATCTGTCCGAGTTCGTGTTACAAATGACGAAAACGCAAACTTAACAGCGCTTTGCGATGTGTTCTTTGTCGTTTATCGGTTTGTGGAATCGGTGATGAGCTATTTCTTGTAATAAAGAGCAATTCTTTCTTCTTGTTGTAGTTTTATCGTCCTCTTTGCTGCTATTTGAGACCAACAAGCTTCCCGTTTCCAAGGCAACAATCCTTCCTTCAAATGTTCCGGGTGAAACATGAGCCGTACGCTTTTGGTGACGCAGAGGAATGATGTACTGTGTTGCAACAGGTGGGCTCGGTATCCTTACTTACAAACAAACCTACAGTGTGCACCTAAGTGTATATTTAATCCTCTATAAACCTCTATGAATAAATGTTCTATGGCCATATTAACAGTACTGGGCTttatgatactgacactgaatTGTTTTGCCATTAGCATCTGGTAGGTTATGTCTCCAACGTGGGAGAAGAATTTAGTATAACATTATAACAGACCAAGACAAATTTAAATGTCTCGCTCTTAACTTATCATTATCTTAATTGAGAACAGAAGTAAGAAAAACTGTTTTgtgattttaaactttttggaATTTAGCAAACCTTTTATTATAATTTGTCATagccaataacaaaacaccacagctGATTGTAAGAAACTCTTCGAGCAGCCGTACacgagcctaaggtcaccaatGCTCGACGACTAGAAGGTGTTCAGCAGTtcagctgtgttctctggagtaatggagcaccatccagtacctttgggatgagctggagtggtgCTTATGATCCAGAATGAATCATCTGTCATCAGTACCAGACCTCACTAGACATGctcctgtggctgaatgcaaccaAATACTCACACTAATGTTCCAATGCTTAGTGTAAAACCTTCTCAGAAGACTAGACTGTTACTGCTCCCTATTAAtatccttgatttcagaagaaacgttggatgagcaggtgtctacaaacttttgtgtttttacataaTTAAGTCATGAATCTTtgtgtaagttgctctggataagagcatctgctaaattaataaatgtaaatgtaaattctgAAAGTGTTCCtccactcaaataatatctggtcgaCAGTGGGACTGAACAATGATATATGGGATAGATAAGTTGTGCTGCAACAGATGGGCTTTGGTGGTCCTACGAGGTAGGTCACAAgttcagtcacacacacacacactgacaaagCTCCAGCATGCTCTTATACCACACGTGCAGCACCAAACTGCTCTTGGTTCATTAACCAGCACTACAGCCCTGTTCTGAGGGAGAACCTCAGCTTTTAAAGATCTAACCACCCTCTGGCTCAAAACTTCACTTACAAGTTACGAGGGAATGATGTTACATGACAGAGATCTGAGGCCAAATCCCCACAGAGAAGATAAATGATTCAGCCCTAATATGTCTGAACCCTTGAAGGCCAGCATCAAAAGTAGCAGTCActactgtaaaaatgaaacgTTTCTTCTGCTGATCATGTCAAAATATTAAATTGGATCAGTGAAGACGAATGACTTTATAAATATGTCTAAGTGATTAATTTGAACTAAACTCAATTGAAAGTTTCAGAAGTGATAAAAGACATTTAACTTTTTTCAgtgaacaaaatgtgttaaagttGGCAAAAACAGAGGACATCATGCTGCTTAGTTCTTTCACCGTGTAACTCACTTTCTCACCTTCAATAAAGTAATGGTAAAGTCAGTCACCTTCATAAAATAATGGTCTGTGAGTGATAAGATGTAATCCTAAATTAACGCAGAACTGTTGCCTTTCATATTGACAACAAATACActctactttattagaaacccctaccttgttcctctcactgaccactttataaTCAGCTCTTTCGGATTATACAGAAGTGAGACCAATTTTAAAGTCAGAAGGTACAAATGATTAATTTTCTGAGGAGTTTTTAAAACTGGATTTTTAAAACT
This window contains:
- the erich2 gene encoding glutamate-rich protein 2 — translated: MSRLLCVGSSSKLPEKGAVPVTVGVLSSREPPVNKSGHSKPRSPKSQSSTQPQGKQFSVISDRGQVKDNSSRSEVGAVLQAPSQADETTHEEEKLAKHASPVGAEVQIISAEFVEKKHQDEPILKVPQYPRKPECQNGQSTSEEESGDDEESGDDETAEHRAPIELLAEFLKAVMGKDYPLAKKLCQMILIYEPGNPEAKHFLPLIEERILLEESQEGSSSEDKSDETDEESTEDDGDDGDDDEEDDEDEESSSSGSDEELSDSNSSSSDEKEEHISECRKAPVPPQL